Proteins found in one Erythrobacter sp. 3-20A1M genomic segment:
- the rpsM gene encoding 30S ribosomal protein S13, which yields MARIAGVNIPTNKRVIIALTYIHGIGRTTAVEIANKLGIDHKTRVQDLTDAEVLQIREAIDAEHTVEGDLRRETAMNIKRLMDLRSYRGLRHRAGLPVRGQRTHTNARTRKGKAKPIAGKKK from the coding sequence GTGGCTCGTATTGCCGGGGTCAATATCCCCACCAACAAGCGCGTGATCATCGCGCTCACCTACATCCACGGGATCGGTCGCACGACCGCCGTGGAAATCGCCAACAAGCTGGGCATCGATCACAAGACCCGCGTCCAGGACCTCACCGATGCCGAGGTGCTGCAGATTCGCGAGGCGATCGACGCCGAACACACCGTGGAGGGTGACCTCCGCCGTGAGACGGCGATGAACATCAAGCGGCTGATGGACCTGCGGTCCTATCGCGGCCTGCGCCACCGTGCGGGCCTGCCCGTGCGCGGTCAGCGCACGCACACCAACGCCCGCACCCGAAAGGGCAAGGCGAAGCCGATCGCAGGTAAGAAGAAGTAA
- a CDS encoding SDR family oxidoreductase produces MVTVAGDVTEAETREALIEAAGGAADILVNNAGGPPLADFRELSEQDIHAGLQSNMVTPIAMIQLVIGGMEERGFGRILNITSASVLTGIEKLDLSSGARAGLTAFLSGVARQVAPKGVTINNLLPGNFDTDRQASIIDRIAENTGKSRDAVREQRAAVQPVGRLGNPEEFGAACAFLASTHAGFITGQNLLLDGGAFTANFP; encoded by the coding sequence ATCGTCACCGTAGCGGGAGATGTAACCGAAGCGGAAACGCGCGAGGCGCTGATCGAAGCGGCGGGTGGGGCGGCCGACATCCTCGTCAACAATGCAGGCGGGCCGCCGCTGGCCGATTTCCGCGAACTTTCCGAACAGGACATTCACGCCGGGCTCCAGTCCAACATGGTCACCCCGATCGCGATGATCCAGCTGGTCATCGGCGGTATGGAGGAGCGCGGCTTCGGCCGGATTCTCAACATCACTTCGGCGAGCGTGCTGACCGGGATCGAGAAGCTCGATCTGTCCTCCGGCGCGCGGGCCGGTCTGACCGCGTTCCTGTCCGGCGTCGCGCGGCAGGTCGCGCCGAAGGGTGTTACGATCAACAATCTCCTGCCCGGTAATTTCGACACCGACCGGCAGGCCTCGATCATCGATCGGATCGCCGAGAACACGGGCAAGTCGCGCGATGCGGTGCGCGAACAGCGGGCAGCCGTCCAACCGGTTGGCAGGCTGGGCAATCCGGAGGAATTCGGCGCGGCCTGCGCCTTTCTCGCCAGTACGCACGCAGGCTTCATCACCGGACAGAATCTGCTCTTGGACGGAGGGGCCTTCACCGCCAATTTCCCGTAA
- a CDS encoding adenylate kinase: MNIILLGPPGAGKGTQANRLVEERGMVQLSTGDMLRAAVKASTPVGLKAKAVMDRGELVSDEIVSELIDAELTAMDAGTGAIFDGYPRTRAQAERLDELLDKHGRKLDRVIELEVDEDALVDRITGRFTCGNCGAGYHDRYNLPQVEGVCDRCGSTEFKRRPDDTEETVRTRMQEYRAKTAPILPYYEERGIVSRVDGMASIDEVADKIDALLS, translated from the coding sequence ATGAACATCATCCTTCTGGGTCCGCCGGGCGCGGGCAAAGGGACGCAGGCCAATCGCTTGGTCGAAGAGCGCGGCATGGTGCAGCTGTCCACCGGCGACATGCTGCGCGCCGCGGTGAAGGCGAGCACACCCGTCGGACTTAAGGCCAAGGCGGTGATGGACCGCGGAGAGCTGGTTTCCGACGAGATCGTGTCGGAGCTGATCGATGCCGAGCTGACCGCCATGGACGCGGGCACGGGCGCGATCTTCGACGGCTATCCCCGCACCCGCGCGCAAGCCGAAAGGCTCGACGAACTGCTCGACAAGCACGGTCGCAAGCTGGACCGAGTGATCGAGCTGGAAGTCGACGAGGATGCGCTGGTCGATCGCATCACCGGGCGCTTTACCTGCGGCAATTGCGGTGCTGGCTACCACGATCGCTACAACCTTCCGCAGGTGGAGGGGGTGTGCGACCGGTGCGGTTCCACCGAGTTCAAGCGGCGGCCCGACGATACCGAGGAAACGGTGCGTACGCGGATGCAGGAGTACCGGGCCAAGACCGCCCCGATCCTGCCCTATTACGAAGAGCGTGGCATCGTCAGCCGCGTCGATGGCATGGCCAGTATCGACGAGGTTGCCGACAAGATCGACGCGCTGCTTTCCTGA
- a CDS encoding serine hydrolase, which translates to MNRFALGLAALVAIAAPAHAQSEADIARFADAESESGQFMGAVLVARDGTVLFDRGYGDADLEWNIANDGDTKFRIGSLTKQFTAVATLMLRDQGKLKLDAPVSTYLPDTPPAWAKVTVRNLLTHTSGIVNFTGLDAFDAEKARPTAEGEPIALFRDLPLEFEPGSKYDYSNSNYIVLTRIVERLSGRPYADFVHENLFQPAGMTDTAYDDQSAIVMHRASGYAPGPDGPLNAPYADMSWPLGAGGLYSTTRDLLKWERALFGGKLLPAASMKDLLTVARDDYALGLLVQREGEATTISHSGGIEGFNSWLGYDPDRKVTVAVLANLNGPAASRLGTSLMKLAQGREATPVTVRNEVAVSAETLDEYPGTYRLAPTFAITIRREGDHLMAQATGQPEFQLYAEKTDRFFLKVVDAVVEFTRDDSGKVTGLTLFQNGQEMPARRE; encoded by the coding sequence ATGAACCGTTTCGCACTCGGGCTGGCCGCACTGGTCGCCATCGCCGCACCCGCCCATGCTCAGAGCGAGGCCGACATCGCCCGCTTCGCCGATGCCGAATCGGAGTCCGGGCAGTTCATGGGCGCGGTGCTGGTCGCGCGCGACGGAACGGTGCTGTTCGACCGGGGCTATGGCGATGCCGATCTCGAATGGAACATCGCCAACGATGGCGACACAAAGTTCCGCATCGGCTCGCTGACCAAGCAGTTCACCGCCGTCGCCACCCTGATGCTGCGCGACCAGGGCAAGCTGAAGCTCGACGCGCCGGTTTCGACCTATCTCCCCGACACCCCGCCCGCCTGGGCGAAGGTTACGGTGCGCAACCTGCTCACCCACACTTCCGGCATCGTCAATTTCACCGGGCTCGACGCGTTCGATGCGGAAAAGGCCCGGCCGACCGCCGAAGGCGAGCCCATCGCTCTGTTCCGCGACCTGCCGCTGGAATTCGAACCGGGCTCCAAATACGACTATTCGAACTCCAACTATATCGTCCTCACCCGCATCGTCGAGCGCCTGAGCGGCCGGCCCTATGCGGACTTCGTGCACGAGAACCTGTTCCAGCCGGCGGGAATGACCGACACCGCCTATGACGATCAAAGCGCGATCGTGATGCACCGGGCGTCGGGCTACGCTCCGGGGCCGGACGGGCCGCTCAACGCGCCCTATGCCGACATGTCTTGGCCGCTCGGCGCGGGCGGGCTCTATTCCACCACCCGCGATCTGCTCAAATGGGAGCGCGCGCTGTTCGGCGGCAAGCTGCTACCCGCCGCCAGCATGAAGGACCTGCTGACCGTGGCGCGCGACGACTACGCGCTCGGCTTGCTGGTCCAGCGCGAAGGCGAGGCGACGACGATCTCGCACAGCGGCGGGATCGAGGGGTTCAACAGCTGGCTCGGCTACGATCCCGACCGCAAGGTGACGGTGGCGGTGCTCGCCAACCTGAATGGCCCCGCCGCCTCGCGCCTCGGCACATCGCTGATGAAGCTGGCGCAGGGCCGCGAGGCCACGCCGGTCACGGTGCGCAATGAGGTCGCGGTGTCGGCCGAGACGCTGGACGAATACCCGGGCACCTATCGCCTCGCGCCGACCTTCGCGATCACCATCCGGCGCGAGGGCGATCATTTGATGGCCCAGGCGACGGGCCAGCCCGAGTTCCAGCTCTACGCCGAGAAGACGGACCGCTTCTTCCTGAAAGTGGTCGACGCGGTGGTGGAATTCACCCGCGACGACAGCGGCAAGGTCACCGGCCTGACCCTGTTCCAGAACGGTCAGGAGATGCCCGCCAGGCGAGAATAG
- the secY gene encoding preprotein translocase subunit SecY: MASRADNIASNLSLANFSKATELKNRIWFTIGALIVFRFLSFVPLPGVNPMILSQLYAQTRGGILDLFNTFSGGSLERMSLIALGVMPYITASIVVQMAASLHPALAALKKEGATGRQKLNQYTRYGTVFLCAIQGWFLATGLESYGAQSGMQAVIDPGLLFRVVAVISLIGGTMFLLWLGEQITSRGIGNGVSLIIMAGIVAQFPNFTSNMFASYSKGTISSFLIIGFIAMIVGLVLFICYMERAQRRLLIQYPKRATQRGMMQADRSHLPLKLNTSGVIPPIFASSLLLLPLTISQFAQNSIAINSTGGQILQTLNQYLQHGQPLYMLLYAIGIIFFCFFYTAVVFNPEETADNLKKNGGFIPGIRPGKRTSEYLDYVLTRITVVGAVYLTVVCCLPEYVIAQTGIPLFLGGTSLLIVVNVTVDTISQIQSHLLAHQYGDLIKKAKLKGRMR; the protein is encoded by the coding sequence ATGGCATCACGCGCCGACAATATCGCGAGCAATCTGAGCCTCGCGAATTTCTCCAAGGCCACCGAGCTGAAGAACCGTATCTGGTTCACCATCGGTGCCCTGATCGTGTTCCGCTTCCTGAGCTTCGTACCGCTGCCGGGCGTCAATCCGATGATCCTGTCGCAGCTATACGCGCAGACGCGGGGCGGGATCCTCGATCTCTTCAACACCTTCTCGGGCGGTAGCCTGGAGCGCATGAGTCTCATCGCGCTCGGCGTGATGCCTTACATTACGGCCTCGATCGTCGTGCAGATGGCCGCTTCGCTTCACCCGGCGCTCGCCGCGTTGAAGAAGGAAGGGGCGACCGGGCGTCAGAAGCTGAACCAGTATACCCGCTACGGCACAGTCTTCCTGTGCGCGATCCAGGGCTGGTTCCTGGCGACCGGCCTCGAAAGCTACGGTGCCCAGAGTGGCATGCAGGCGGTGATCGATCCCGGCCTGCTGTTCCGCGTGGTCGCGGTGATCAGCCTGATCGGCGGGACTATGTTCCTGCTGTGGCTGGGCGAGCAGATCACCAGCCGGGGTATCGGCAACGGCGTCTCGCTGATCATCATGGCGGGCATCGTCGCCCAGTTCCCGAACTTCACCAGCAACATGTTCGCCAGCTATTCGAAGGGCACGATCAGCTCGTTCCTGATCATCGGCTTCATCGCCATGATCGTAGGGCTGGTGCTGTTCATCTGTTACATGGAGCGGGCGCAGCGGCGCTTGCTGATCCAGTATCCCAAGCGCGCGACGCAGCGCGGGATGATGCAGGCGGATCGCAGCCACCTGCCGCTGAAGCTCAACACGTCGGGCGTGATCCCGCCGATCTTTGCCAGCTCGCTGCTGCTGCTGCCGCTGACCATCAGCCAGTTCGCGCAGAACTCGATCGCGATCAACAGCACCGGCGGTCAGATCCTGCAGACGCTCAACCAGTATCTGCAGCATGGCCAGCCGCTCTACATGCTGCTGTATGCGATCGGCATCATCTTCTTCTGCTTCTTCTACACCGCCGTCGTCTTCAACCCGGAGGAAACCGCGGACAATCTGAAGAAGAACGGCGGCTTCATTCCCGGTATCCGTCCGGGCAAGCGGACCAGCGAGTATCTCGATTACGTCCTGACCCGCATCACCGTGGTCGGTGCCGTATACCTGACCGTGGTCTGCTGCCTGCCCGAATACGTCATCGCGCAGACCGGCATTCCGCTGTTCCTGGGCGGAACCAGCCTGCTGATCGTCGTCAACGTCACCGTCGACACCATCAGCCAGATTCAGTCGCACCTGCTGGCGCACCAGTATGGTGACCTGATCAAGAAGGCGAAGTTGAAGGGGCGCATGCGCTAG
- the rpmD gene encoding 50S ribosomal protein L30 produces MAKIKIKQIGSPIRRPESQKKILVGLGLGKMHRTVEVEDTPEVRGAIAKLPHMVEVVE; encoded by the coding sequence ATGGCCAAGATCAAGATCAAGCAGATCGGCAGCCCGATCCGGCGCCCTGAATCGCAGAAGAAGATTCTCGTCGGGCTGGGCTTGGGCAAAATGCACCGCACCGTGGAGGTGGAAGACACCCCCGAGGTGCGCGGCGCGATCGCGAAGCTCCCCCACATGGTGGAAGTGGTCGAGTGA
- a CDS encoding trimeric intracellular cation channel family protein: MPDAQTILTPLLDWLDLAGVAVFALSGALIAARERQTFVTLSFFSLVTGVGGGTIRDLLIGAPVFWIHDPWVAAVTLIVALAVWFTPTRIWTGHLLDYADGLGLTAYAVLGTAKAMTYGVPPVPAAMMGVVTGCVGGIIRDVVAGRPSILMKPELYVTASALSATLCAIGTELNIARGFTWTGATAAGYALRSAAIRFNLALPAYHERAAATAEEENQSP; encoded by the coding sequence ATGCCAGACGCACAGACCATCCTGACGCCGCTGCTCGACTGGCTTGATCTGGCCGGCGTGGCGGTGTTCGCGCTGTCGGGCGCGCTGATCGCCGCGCGCGAGCGGCAGACCTTCGTCACCCTGTCCTTCTTCTCCCTCGTCACCGGGGTCGGCGGGGGGACGATCCGCGACCTGCTGATCGGTGCACCGGTGTTCTGGATTCACGATCCCTGGGTCGCGGCGGTGACGCTGATCGTGGCGCTGGCGGTGTGGTTCACCCCGACCCGCATCTGGACCGGCCATCTGCTCGACTATGCCGACGGGCTGGGTCTCACCGCCTACGCGGTTCTCGGCACGGCCAAAGCGATGACCTATGGCGTTCCGCCCGTCCCCGCCGCGATGATGGGCGTGGTGACGGGGTGCGTGGGCGGCATTATCCGTGACGTGGTGGCGGGTCGCCCGTCGATCCTGATGAAGCCGGAGCTTTACGTTACTGCCTCGGCTCTTTCCGCAACGCTCTGCGCCATCGGCACCGAGCTCAATATCGCGCGGGGCTTCACCTGGACCGGAGCGACGGCGGCGGGCTACGCACTGCGCAGCGCCGCCATCCGCTTCAATCTGGCGCTGCCGGCTTATCATGAACGGGCCGCGGCGACAGCGGAAGAGGAAAATCAGTCGCCGTAA
- the rplO gene encoding 50S ribosomal protein L15 — translation MKLNEIRDNEGARKSRMRVGRGIGSGKGKTAARGQKGQKSREGVSINGFEGGQMPLHMRLPKRGFNNPFAKDYAEVNLGMVQKFIDADKLDAKKDIDHAALKAAGLARGGKDGVRLLGKGELKAKAKFIVAGASKGAIEAVEKAGGSVEVLAPKKPKTEKAAKADA, via the coding sequence ATGAAATTGAACGAAATCCGCGACAACGAAGGTGCCCGTAAATCCCGCATGCGCGTGGGCCGGGGCATCGGCTCGGGCAAGGGCAAGACCGCGGCGCGCGGCCAGAAGGGCCAGAAGAGCCGCGAGGGCGTGTCCATCAACGGCTTCGAAGGCGGCCAGATGCCGCTCCACATGCGCCTGCCGAAGCGCGGCTTCAACAATCCGTTCGCGAAGGACTATGCCGAGGTGAACCTGGGCATGGTGCAGAAGTTCATCGACGCCGACAAGCTCGATGCGAAAAAGGACATCGACCACGCCGCACTGAAGGCGGCCGGCCTCGCCCGTGGTGGCAAGGACGGTGTGCGCCTGCTCGGCAAGGGCGAGCTCAAGGCGAAGGCCAAGTTCATCGTCGCTGGTGCCAGCAAGGGCGCGATCGAGGCTGTCGAGAAGGCCGGCGGGTCAGTCGAGGTGCTCGCACCTAAGAAGCCGAAAACCGAAAAGGCCGCCAAGGCCGACGCATAA
- a CDS encoding SDR family NAD(P)-dependent oxidoreductase — translation MDLGIAGKTAIVCASSAGLGRACAAHLAEAGCAVVVNGRDVDRLERTAAELRERSGRGSSP, via the coding sequence ATGGATCTGGGAATAGCCGGGAAGACCGCGATCGTCTGCGCTTCGAGCGCCGGGCTGGGCCGAGCTTGTGCAGCGCATCTAGCCGAAGCCGGGTGCGCGGTGGTTGTAAACGGACGCGACGTCGACAGACTGGAGCGGACCGCCGCCGAACTGCGCGAGCGGAGCGGGCGCGGATCGTCACCGTAG
- a CDS encoding PleD family two-component system response regulator gives MHRLVAVLSIPVVMLTSSGIAGKGPSMALILYAEDDPIMGEIVRAALGKAGHVVGVVGDGKAALASLRFRRPALLILDMNMPGVGGAEVLDYVRRDPDLYDLSVLILTARQSASDEEITLRAGATDYLKKPVDPDKLAVTVDMILMRDEARRG, from the coding sequence ATGCACCGTTTGGTCGCGGTGTTGTCCATACCGGTGGTGATGCTAACCTCCTCCGGGATCGCAGGAAAAGGCCCATCTATGGCACTGATATTGTACGCCGAAGACGACCCCATCATGGGGGAGATCGTCAGGGCGGCGCTGGGTAAGGCGGGTCACGTCGTCGGGGTGGTGGGGGACGGAAAGGCTGCGCTCGCGTCGCTGCGCTTTCGCCGGCCCGCGCTGCTGATTCTGGATATGAATATGCCCGGGGTCGGCGGAGCGGAAGTGCTGGATTACGTCAGGCGCGATCCCGATCTCTACGATCTTTCCGTCCTGATCCTGACAGCGCGCCAGAGCGCATCGGACGAGGAGATCACGCTTCGAGCCGGAGCGACCGATTATTTGAAAAAGCCCGTCGATCCCGATAAGCTTGCGGTGACGGTGGATATGATCCTGATGCGGGACGAAGCCCGCCGCGGCTGA
- a CDS encoding SRPBCC family protein, producing the protein MIGKRIIGACALTAGTALAMATPVQAKVVRQEADFFVTQDSATVPADPQAVWLALISPGEWWSDEHTWSGDAANMSITPQGGGCFCERIPESDTDGVVGLAGSVQHMVVLQAFPRNALRMRGGLGPLQSEPATGVLTITIKPVAGGTRILWEYVVGGKTRYDTADIAKAVDGVMSQQLAGLAKKLGGKVDAAGEGAAEERAAPAGKPKPAAQAPEASSDNVLDAVDALGKKPKG; encoded by the coding sequence GTGATCGGAAAACGGATAATCGGTGCGTGCGCGCTCACCGCCGGAACGGCGCTTGCCATGGCGACTCCGGTGCAGGCCAAGGTCGTGAGGCAGGAGGCGGATTTCTTCGTCACGCAGGACAGCGCGACGGTCCCCGCCGATCCGCAGGCGGTGTGGCTTGCGCTGATCTCTCCGGGCGAGTGGTGGAGCGACGAGCATACCTGGTCGGGCGACGCCGCGAACATGTCGATCACTCCGCAGGGCGGCGGGTGTTTCTGCGAGCGCATTCCGGAGAGCGACACGGACGGCGTGGTCGGCCTGGCGGGGAGCGTCCAGCACATGGTCGTGCTGCAAGCCTTCCCGCGCAATGCGCTGCGCATGCGTGGGGGGCTCGGCCCGTTGCAGAGCGAACCGGCGACCGGCGTCCTGACGATTACGATCAAGCCGGTCGCGGGCGGCACGCGAATTCTGTGGGAATATGTCGTCGGCGGCAAGACGCGCTACGATACGGCCGACATCGCCAAGGCGGTGGACGGCGTGATGAGCCAGCAACTCGCGGGCCTCGCGAAGAAGCTCGGCGGTAAGGTCGATGCCGCGGGGGAGGGCGCCGCCGAAGAGCGCGCCGCGCCCGCAGGCAAACCGAAGCCAGCTGCACAGGCTCCCGAAGCGAGTTCCGACAACGTGCTCGACGCCGTGGACGCGCTGGGCAAGAAACCGAAGGGCTGA
- a CDS encoding DNA-directed RNA polymerase subunit alpha yields MSVNTKNWQELKKPTQLDIKDSGDKKRKTTFVAEPLERGFGLTLGNALRRVLLSSLQGAAITSIKIENVLHEFSSLAGVREDVTDIVLNVKQIALKMEGEGPKRLQLSKTGPGAVKAGDIAVSGDIEIMNKDLVLCHLDEGANLNMELTADVGKGYVPAVANRPVDAPIGLIPVDSLYSPVRQVSYKVDNARVGQELDYDKLNLTVETDGTVTPEDAVAYAARILQDQLTLFVHFEDGIPQPQSAMIGMAAEPQESDANQLNRYLLKKVDELELSVRSANYLKNDNIIYIGDLVQKTEAEMLRTPNFGRKSLNEIKEVLSSMGLRLGMDIPGWPPENIEEMAKKLEQELLG; encoded by the coding sequence ATGTCCGTCAACACCAAGAACTGGCAGGAACTCAAGAAGCCGACGCAGCTCGACATCAAGGACAGCGGTGACAAGAAGCGCAAGACCACTTTCGTAGCCGAGCCGCTGGAACGCGGTTTCGGTCTGACGCTCGGCAACGCCTTGCGCCGCGTGCTGCTCTCCAGCCTGCAGGGTGCCGCGATCACCTCGATCAAGATCGAGAACGTGCTGCACGAATTCTCCTCGCTCGCCGGCGTGCGCGAGGACGTGACCGATATCGTCCTGAACGTGAAACAGATCGCGCTGAAGATGGAAGGCGAGGGGCCCAAGCGTCTCCAGCTTTCCAAGACCGGCCCGGGTGCGGTCAAGGCGGGCGACATCGCCGTTTCGGGCGACATCGAGATCATGAACAAGGATCTCGTGCTCTGCCACCTCGACGAAGGTGCGAACCTCAACATGGAACTCACCGCCGACGTGGGTAAGGGCTATGTCCCCGCGGTCGCGAACCGTCCGGTCGATGCGCCGATCGGTCTGATCCCGGTGGACAGCCTGTATTCGCCCGTGCGCCAGGTCAGCTACAAGGTCGACAACGCCCGCGTCGGGCAGGAGCTCGACTACGACAAGCTGAATCTGACGGTGGAGACCGACGGCACCGTGACCCCGGAAGATGCCGTGGCCTACGCCGCGCGCATCCTGCAGGATCAGCTGACGCTGTTCGTCCACTTCGAGGACGGCATCCCGCAGCCGCAGAGCGCGATGATCGGCATGGCCGCCGAGCCGCAGGAATCGGATGCCAACCAGCTCAACCGCTACCTCCTCAAGAAGGTCGACGAGCTGGAGCTGTCGGTGCGTTCGGCGAACTACCTGAAGAACGACAACATCATCTATATCGGCGACCTGGTCCAGAAGACCGAGGCCGAGATGCTCCGCACGCCGAACTTCGGCCGCAAGTCGCTCAACGAGATCAAGGAAGTCCTTTCCTCGATGGGCCTGCGCCTTGGCATGGACATCCCCGGCTGGCCGCCGGAGAACATCGAGGAAATGGCCAAGAAGCTCGAACAGGAGCTGCTGGGTTAG
- the rplQ gene encoding 50S ribosomal protein L17 produces the protein MRHGISQRKLNRKSGHRTAMFRNMSAALIKHEQILTTAPKAKELRPYVEKLITLAKRGGLSNRRLAMSRLGDETQLKKLFDVLAERYSDREGGYTRVIKAGYRGSDAAQMAVIEFVDRDEEAKGQDSGPVMNDEEDYEDA, from the coding sequence ATGCGTCACGGAATTTCGCAGCGTAAGCTGAACCGCAAGTCTGGCCACCGCACCGCCATGTTCCGCAACATGTCGGCCGCGCTGATCAAGCACGAGCAGATCCTCACCACCGCGCCGAAGGCGAAGGAACTGCGCCCCTATGTCGAGAAGCTGATCACGCTGGCGAAGCGCGGCGGCCTCTCCAACCGTCGCCTTGCGATGAGCCGCCTGGGCGACGAGACCCAGCTCAAGAAGCTGTTCGACGTTCTGGCCGAGCGTTATTCCGATCGCGAGGGTGGTTACACCCGCGTCATCAAGGCCGGCTACCGCGGTAGCGACGCCGCGCAGATGGCGGTGATCGAATTCGTCGACCGCGACGAGGAGGCCAAGGGCCAGGACTCGGGCCCGGTTATGAACGACGAGGAAGATTACGAGGACGCGTAA
- the rpsK gene encoding 30S ribosomal protein S11: MAREPSRIRRRERKNITSGVAHINASFNNTMITITDAQGNAISWSSAGMMGFKGSRKSTPYAAQVAADDAGKKAAEHGVRTLEVEVKGPGSGRESALRGLAAVGFTITSIRDVTPIPHNGVRPSKRRRV, from the coding sequence ATGGCACGCGAACCCAGCCGTATCCGGCGCCGCGAACGCAAGAACATCACCAGCGGCGTTGCGCACATCAACGCCAGCTTCAACAACACCATGATCACCATCACCGATGCGCAGGGCAATGCGATCAGCTGGTCCAGCGCCGGCATGATGGGCTTCAAGGGCAGCCGCAAGTCGACGCCCTATGCCGCGCAGGTCGCCGCCGACGATGCGGGCAAGAAGGCCGCCGAGCACGGCGTCCGCACCCTCGAGGTCGAGGTCAAGGGCCCCGGTTCGGGTCGTGAGAGCGCGCTGCGCGGGCTCGCGGCGGTCGGCTTCACGATCACCTCGATCCGTGACGTCACCCCGATCCCGCATAACGGGGTGCGCCCGTCGAAGCGTCGCCGCGTCTGA
- a CDS encoding acyltransferase, with protein sequence MAEITASDKKPRELFLDTAKGFSIVLVVFWHAIAAAYTTIDLPRDSIYVAINNPLLQIRMPLFFFVSGLVFSHTLSEGWATFFRKRLLTMIWLFTLWTFLYALRGREDPEWVLSSFYNPPIHLWFLWGLLIYRFTARAAVSMKLPAILIAAALSILSFAGWPQNLWGALSTHQTAVAKDAVFYLFGIWFAMPWVRYLVARPITIGTAALLLAIISGKLGFNAGLAVFGTIVGLSIAKIITDHLEAVRALFTYLGRHSLEIFILHFGMMWPLMSLFRKVTTEGIEYWAVPLGTAIAVFVSVVIRNITDRFAPWLFVLPKFLAKGERPGLADERSLQGK encoded by the coding sequence ATGGCCGAAATCACAGCGTCGGACAAGAAACCACGCGAACTGTTCCTCGATACCGCGAAAGGCTTCTCGATAGTCCTGGTGGTATTCTGGCATGCCATTGCCGCCGCGTACACTACCATCGATCTGCCACGGGACTCGATCTACGTCGCGATAAACAATCCACTGCTGCAGATCCGGATGCCGCTGTTTTTCTTCGTATCCGGTCTCGTTTTCAGCCATACCTTGTCCGAAGGCTGGGCCACCTTCTTTCGCAAGAGATTGCTGACGATGATCTGGCTCTTCACGCTGTGGACCTTCCTGTATGCGCTGCGAGGGCGCGAGGACCCGGAATGGGTTCTCTCATCGTTCTATAATCCACCGATACACCTGTGGTTCTTATGGGGCCTCCTGATCTACCGCTTCACCGCGCGGGCGGCGGTGTCCATGAAACTTCCGGCGATACTGATCGCCGCGGCGCTTTCGATCCTATCGTTTGCAGGGTGGCCCCAGAACCTGTGGGGCGCGCTTTCGACCCATCAGACCGCCGTCGCCAAGGATGCTGTCTTCTATCTTTTCGGTATCTGGTTTGCGATGCCGTGGGTTCGATACCTCGTGGCTCGCCCCATCACGATCGGCACGGCGGCTCTTCTGCTGGCGATCATTTCCGGAAAACTCGGTTTCAATGCCGGTCTTGCCGTGTTCGGAACGATCGTGGGCTTGTCGATCGCCAAGATCATAACGGATCATCTCGAGGCCGTGCGCGCCCTTTTCACATATCTGGGACGGCATTCGCTCGAGATATTCATCCTTCACTTCGGCATGATGTGGCCGCTGATGAGCTTGTTCCGCAAGGTGACGACAGAAGGCATCGAATACTGGGCCGTACCCTTGGGCACGGCGATAGCGGTATTCGTATCGGTCGTGATCAGAAACATAACGGATCGCTTCGCGCCCTGGCTATTTGTTCTACCCAAGTTTCTCGCGAAGGGAGAACGCCCGGGATTAGCCGACGAACGTTCCCTCCAAGGCAAGTGA